CTGGTCTTAGTTTAAACAGTCCATTTAAAAATGAAAATTCTGCTATGGGTTTTTATATGGTCAATGATAGATTAGGTGTAACCAACCAAACTTGGTTCGATGTTAGTTATGCTTATAGAATACCATTAACTAAAGACAAAAAATGGAAATTAGGCATTGGTATTAATGCAGGTATTTTGTGGCATAAAAGCAATTTAACAGAAGTGCCATTAAAAGACGATGGAGATGTAATATATCAAAATAATGTATCTAAAATAATGCCAGATGTTGGTGCAGGACTATATTTACATCATACCAATTTTTATTTCGGAGTAAGTGTGCCAAACTTTATAAAGTACAATGTATTTAGTAAAGATGTAAGAGATCAACTTCAAAGTAATAATTCCGATTTAGTAGCTGTTGCACATAGAACACCACATTTATTTATTATGACTGGTGGTGTAATTCCTGCAGGAAAAATACTAGATATTAGACCACAAATCTTAGGAAAATACATTACAGCAACCGATCAAAAAATTCCATTTGAGTTAGATTTA
Above is a genomic segment from Chitinophagales bacterium containing:
- a CDS encoding type IX secretion system membrane protein PorP/SprF; the protein is MNKINAQQEPQYTQFMFNKLPINAGYTGSREVLSIRAIYRDQWTGIDGAPKTAGLSLNSPFKNENSAMGFYMVNDRLGVTNQTWFDVSYAYRIPLTKDKKWKLGIGINAGILWHKSNLTEVPLKDDGDVIYQNNVSKIMPDVGAGLYLHHTNFYFGVSVPNFIKYNVFSKDVRDQLQSNNSDLVAVAHRTPHLFIMTGGVIPAGKILDIRPQILGKYITATDQKIPFELDLNLSLMFLQRFNIGATYRTTFKNKSLNTTLQANDAIAAMLEIWATKQLMIGYSYDYSLSELQHYNHGSHEVILGYDFAFNKEKLNTPRFF